GTTGCTCCGCCGATGATCGGCCTGGGCCTACTCGAAGCGATCCCCGAAGAAGCCATCCTCGCCAACGCCACCGCGCAGGCCAAAGAGAACAACGGCATCAACGGCCGGCCCAACCGGGTCTGGGACGACGCGCAGCAAAAGACCGTGATGGGCCGATTTGGCTGGAAAGCCGGGCAACCGAACCTCAATCAACAAAATGTTCACGCGTTTTCTGGTGATATGGGCCTCACCACGAGCCTGAGACCGTTTGATGACTGCACCGACGCGCAAATCGCCTGCAAACAGGCGCCCAATGGCAACGGCCCGGACGGCGAACCTGAAGTCAGCGACAACATCCTGCGCCTGGTGCTGTTCTACACCCGCAACCTCGCCGTTCCCGCACGCCGTGGCGTCAACGATGCTCAGGTGCTGGCCGGCAAGAATCTGTTTTTCCAGGCGGGGTGCCAGTCCTGTCACACGCCGAAATACACCACCGCCGCCAACGCGGCCGAACCTGAACTGGCCAATCAAGTGATTCGCCCGTACAGCGATCTGCTGCTGCATGACATGGGTGAAGGCCTGGCCGACAACCGCAGCGAGTTCCAGGCCAGCGGCCGCGACTGGCGCACCCCGCCGTTGTGGGGCATCGGTCTGACACAGGCAGTCAGCGGTCACACCCAGTTTCTGCACGACGGCCGCGCCCGCAACCTGCTCGAAGCCGTGCTCTGGCATGGCGGCGAAGCCCGGGCGGCGCAGCAACAGGTTTTGTCTTTCAATGCCGAGCAGCGTGCCGCGCTGCTGGCGTTCTTGAATTCACTTTAAACACTTAAAAGAATCGGGAGCCCGACATGTTCCGTCCCAAGCTGTTGTTCACCAGCCTTGCCGCACTGGCCCTCGGCGCCTGCTCACCGCAGGATCCGCAAGCCGTCACCTCGGCCGCCATCGCCAAATCGGTGATCCTGCCGACCTACACCCGCTGGGTCGAAGCCGACCGGCAACTGGCCGTCAGCGCCCTCGCCTACTGCCAGGGCAAGGAAAACCTGGAGACCGCCCGCGCCGACTTCCTGCACGCGCAGAAAGCCTGGGCCGAACTGCAACCGCTGCTGATCGGCCCGCTGTCCGAGGGCAACCGTTCGTGGCAGGTGCAGTTCTGGCCGGACAAGAAGAACCTCGTCGGCCGTCAGGTCGAGCAACTGGTCACCGCCCAGCCGCAGATCGACGCCGCCGCCCTGGCCAAGTCCAGCGTTGTGGTGCAAGGCCTGTCGGCCTACGAATACATCCTGTTCGACGCCAAGCCTGACGTGGCCAACGACGAACAGAAAGCCAAATACTGCCCGTTGCTGGTAGCCATCGGCGAACGCCAGAAACAACTGGCCGAAGAGATTCTGAGCAACTGGAACAACAACGACGGCATGCTCGCGCAGATGAGCAAGTTCCCCAACCAGCGCTACGCCGACTCCCACGAAGCGATCGCCGATCTGCTGCGGGTACAGGTCACCGCCCTCGACACCCTGAAGAAAAAACTCGGCACCCCGATGGGCCGCCAGAGCAAAGGCGTGCCGCAACCGTTCCAGGCCGATGCATGGCGCAGCCAGTCGTCGCTGACGGCGATGGAAGCCAGCCTCGCCGCCGCCAAGACCGTGTGGGAAGGCGTCGACAACAAAGGCCTGCGCGGCTTGCTGCCGGCCGAGCAGAAACCGTTGGCGGACAAGATCGATGCGGCGTACGCAGCCTCGCTCAAACTGTTTGGCAGCACTCAGCGCTCGCTGACCGAAATGCTCGAAGACGACGCCGGTCGCCAGCAACTCAACGACATCTACGACAGCCTCAACGTCGTCCATCGCCTGCACGAAGGCGAACTGGCCAAGGCGCTGGGCATCCAACTGGGCTTCAACGCCAACGACGGTGACTGATGAGGGCAACTGCCATGCTGCGACGCCAGGCTCTGACTTTAGGTAGTTTGCTGCTGGGAGCAGTGACACTGGGCGGCTGGACGCTGTTCAAGCGCAAGGATCAGAGCCCGCTGCTGCTGTCGGCGCGGGACGATACCGACGGCAAGCACTACGCCGTCGGTTATCGGCTGGACGGCACCCGGGTGTTCGCCACCGAAGTCGGTCAGCGCTGCCACGACATCATCAATCACCCGACGCTGCCGATCGCGCTGTTCGTTGCCCGGCGCCCGGGCACCGAGAGCTACCTGATCGACCTGCGCGACGGTGCGTTGCTGCAGACCGTGACCTCGCAGCCGAACCGGCATTTCTACGGCCACGCGGTGATCCATCACAGCGGCGATTACCTGTACGCCACCGAAAACGACACCACCGATCCGGGACGTGGCTTGCTCGGGGTGTACAAGTTCGAGGGTGAACGGCTGGTACACAGCGGCGAGATTTCCACCCACGGTCTCGGCCCGCATCAAGTGTCATGGATGCCTGACGGCGAAACGCTGGTGGTGGCCAACGGCGGGATTCGCACCGAGGCCGAAAGCCGGGTCGACATGAACCTCGACGCTATGGAACCAAGCCTGGTGTTGATGCAGCGCGACGGCACTCTGCTGAGCAAGGAAACCCTCGCCCAGCAGATGAACAGCGTGCGCCACCTGGGCATCGCCAGCGATGGCACCATCGTCGCCGGCCAGCAATTCATGGGACCTTCCCAGGAGCGTTCCGAGCTGCTGGCGATCAAGCGTCCGGGCCAGCCGTTCGAGGCGTTCCCGGTGCCGGAGCATCAGTTGCAGTCGATGGGGCACTACACCGCCAGCGTCGCCGTGCACAGCGATCTGCGTCTGGTGGCACTGACCGCACCGCGTGGCAACCGCTTCTTCATCTGGGATCTGGACAGCGGCGAAGTGCGCCTCGACGCACCGTTGCCCGACTGCGCCGGTGTCGGTGCGGTGAAGGACGGCTTTGTCGTGACCTCGGGGCAAGGACGTTGCCGCTACTACGATTGCCGCCAGGATGAACTGCTGGCCAAACCGCTGGATCTGCCCGCAGGGCTCTGGGACAACCATCTGCACCTGATGGCCTGAAAATCGCCGCCGGCCGTTCGGTCGGCGGTTCTCCCCACTTCCACCTTATCCCCTCATACCCTGTAAAAACTGGCAGTTGGAATCCCTGCCGGAGTCGGGGTAATGTTCCCGCCTGTCTCGCCTGATTTTCTCCAAGGAACTGGAATATGCTGCGTCGCCGCATGCTGATCATGTTGGGTGTTGTACTGCTGATCGTTCTGCTTCTCGCCGGTTACAAGGCCTTCTCGATCTACACGATGATCCAGGGCTTTGCCAAACCGAAACCGCCGATCAGTGTCGCCGTGGCCACAGCCGCCGAGCGCCCGTGGCAGATGCGCCTGCCTACCGTCGGCACGCTCAAGGCGCTCCAAGGGGTCGAGCTGAGCCTGGAAGTCGCCGGCACCGTGACCGAGCTGAAGTTCGAATCAGGCCAGAAGGTCAAGGCCGGGCAACCGTTGCTGCAACTCGACAGCGCCGTCGAATCCGCCTTGCTGGAAACCGCCAAGGCCGACCTTGGCCTGGCGCAACTGGACTTCGGCCGCGGCAGCCAACTGGTGGGCAGCAGCGCGATTTCCAAGGGCGAGTTCGACCGGCTCTCGGCGGTGCTGCAAAAGAACCGCGCCACGGTCAATCAGCTCAATGCGTCGCTGGCGAAAAAACGCATCGTCGCACCGTTCAGCGGCACCATCGGCATCCGTCAGGTCGACATCGGCGACTACCTCGCCAGCGGCACGAAAATCGCCACCCTGCAGGATCTGAGCAGCCTCTACGCCGACTTCTATGTGCCCGAACAATCAGTGCCGAAACTGGCCATCGGCCAACCGGTGCAGATTTCGGTAGCCGCGTATCCCGGCCAGAATTTTCCCGGCGCCATCAGCGCGATCAACCCGATTGTCGAAAGCACCACCCGCAACATTCTGGTTCGCGCGACGCTGGCCAACCCTGACGGCAAGCTGCTGCCGGGCATGTTCGCCAGCCTTGAAGTGCTGCTGCCGGATCCGCAGAAACACATCGTCGTACCGGAAAGTGCGATCACCTACACCCTCTACGGCAACTCGATCTACGTGGTCGGGCAGAAAAAGGCCGAGGACGGCAGCGTCGAGAAAGACGACAAGGGCCAGCCGGTGCTGATCGCCGAGCGTCGTTTCATTGAAACCGGTGAGCGCCGCGAAGGCCTGGTGATGATCAACAAGGGCGTGCAGAGCGGCGAGCAAGTGGTGACGGCCGGCCAGATCAAACTGGACAACGGCGCCCACATCGCCATCAGCGAAGACAAGACCCTCGGCGAGCAGAACAGTCCGCGCCGCGCCGACTGATCAAGGAATTCTCATGGCCTTTACCGATCCGTTCATTCGCCGCCCGGTGCTCGCCACCGTGGTCAGCCTGCTGATTGTGCTGCTGGGCTTCCAGGCCTGGAGCAAGCTGCCGTTGCGCCAGTATCCGCAGATGGAAAACGCCCTGATCACGGTGACCACCGCTTATCCCGGGGCCAACGCCGAAACCATCCAGGGATACATCACCCAGCCGATGCAACAGAGCCTGGCGAGCGCCGAAGGTATCGACTACATGACCTCGGTCAGTCGCCAGAACTTCTCGGTGATTTCGATCTACGCACGCATCGGTTCCAACAGCGACCGACTGTTCACCGAACTGCTGGCCAAGGCCAACGAGGTCAAGAACAAACTGCCGCAGGATGCCGAAGACCCGGTGCTGAGCAAGGAATCCGCCGATGCCTCGGCGCTGATGTACATCAGCTTCTTCAGCAAGGAATTGAGCAACCCGCAGATCACCGACTACCTGTCGCGGGTGATCCAGCCAAAACTGGCGACGCTGCCAGGCATGGCCGAAGCCGAGATTCT
This genomic window from Pseudomonas kribbensis contains:
- a CDS encoding di-heme oxidoredictase family protein produces the protein MPSLPLRLSALFLALGLSACDDAPRFTKAEPGEARSGGAATVRKTDQNSFSLPSANLPPSRRVDFSVGNSFFRSPWVIAPSTTTARDGLGPLFNTNACQGCHIKDGRGHPPPPDAPNAVSMLVRLSIPDAPQYARLIEQVGVVPEPVYGGQFQDMAVPGVAPEGKVRVDYTPVPVRFKDGTEVELRKPVLQFSQLGYGPMHPDTRFSARVAPPMIGLGLLEAIPEEAILANATAQAKENNGINGRPNRVWDDAQQKTVMGRFGWKAGQPNLNQQNVHAFSGDMGLTTSLRPFDDCTDAQIACKQAPNGNGPDGEPEVSDNILRLVLFYTRNLAVPARRGVNDAQVLAGKNLFFQAGCQSCHTPKYTTAANAAEPELANQVIRPYSDLLLHDMGEGLADNRSEFQASGRDWRTPPLWGIGLTQAVSGHTQFLHDGRARNLLEAVLWHGGEARAAQQQVLSFNAEQRAALLAFLNSL
- a CDS encoding imelysin family protein is translated as MFRPKLLFTSLAALALGACSPQDPQAVTSAAIAKSVILPTYTRWVEADRQLAVSALAYCQGKENLETARADFLHAQKAWAELQPLLIGPLSEGNRSWQVQFWPDKKNLVGRQVEQLVTAQPQIDAAALAKSSVVVQGLSAYEYILFDAKPDVANDEQKAKYCPLLVAIGERQKQLAEEILSNWNNNDGMLAQMSKFPNQRYADSHEAIADLLRVQVTALDTLKKKLGTPMGRQSKGVPQPFQADAWRSQSSLTAMEASLAAAKTVWEGVDNKGLRGLLPAEQKPLADKIDAAYAASLKLFGSTQRSLTEMLEDDAGRQQLNDIYDSLNVVHRLHEGELAKALGIQLGFNANDGD
- a CDS encoding DUF1513 domain-containing protein → MLRRQALTLGSLLLGAVTLGGWTLFKRKDQSPLLLSARDDTDGKHYAVGYRLDGTRVFATEVGQRCHDIINHPTLPIALFVARRPGTESYLIDLRDGALLQTVTSQPNRHFYGHAVIHHSGDYLYATENDTTDPGRGLLGVYKFEGERLVHSGEISTHGLGPHQVSWMPDGETLVVANGGIRTEAESRVDMNLDAMEPSLVLMQRDGTLLSKETLAQQMNSVRHLGIASDGTIVAGQQFMGPSQERSELLAIKRPGQPFEAFPVPEHQLQSMGHYTASVAVHSDLRLVALTAPRGNRFFIWDLDSGEVRLDAPLPDCAGVGAVKDGFVVTSGQGRCRYYDCRQDELLAKPLDLPAGLWDNHLHLMA
- a CDS encoding efflux RND transporter periplasmic adaptor subunit, which codes for MLRRRMLIMLGVVLLIVLLLAGYKAFSIYTMIQGFAKPKPPISVAVATAAERPWQMRLPTVGTLKALQGVELSLEVAGTVTELKFESGQKVKAGQPLLQLDSAVESALLETAKADLGLAQLDFGRGSQLVGSSAISKGEFDRLSAVLQKNRATVNQLNASLAKKRIVAPFSGTIGIRQVDIGDYLASGTKIATLQDLSSLYADFYVPEQSVPKLAIGQPVQISVAAYPGQNFPGAISAINPIVESTTRNILVRATLANPDGKLLPGMFASLEVLLPDPQKHIVVPESAITYTLYGNSIYVVGQKKAEDGSVEKDDKGQPVLIAERRFIETGERREGLVMINKGVQSGEQVVTAGQIKLDNGAHIAISEDKTLGEQNSPRRAD